The following is a genomic window from Planctomycetia bacterium.
GTCTTTAACGAAGTATTGACCGACTATTCCTTAGCTACCAATGTTGACCAAATATTACAGCGACGAACGCGCGACGGCTTCAACAAGTCCACGTACGACCGGGATGAAGATGGGATGGCGGTTTCCAATGGCGCCAAACGTGGAGTGCCTCTGAGCGACGTATGGGACATTCCGCTATTGAACCCCAAGGCCAAGGAACGAACGGGCTATCCCACCCAAAAGCCCCTGCTGCTACTCGAGCGAATAATCGGACTTGCATCGAATGAAGGCGATCGTATCCTAGACCCATTTTGCGGAAGTGGCACGACGTTGGTCGCGGCAAAATTTCTTAACCGGGTTGGCATGGGAATTGACGTTTCTGAGGACGCGGTGACGTTGACGAGGAAGCGCCTCTGCGGCGCGCCTCGGAGCCAGTCTCGCGTTTTCGAAATGGGGCGCGAGGCGTATCGAAATGCCGATGATGCAGCCCTTGCAATGCTGCAAGGCTTGGAATGTGTGCCAGTTCAGCGCAATAGCGGCATCGACGCAATTCTGAAACGGGAGTTCGACGGCGGCCCAGTGACGGTTCGAGTTCAGCGAATGGGCGAGTCGCTCATGGACGCGGCCAGAAAACTCGCTAGTGCCTCGGCCGGCAAGGGGGCGAAAGTGATGTTTGTAGTGGCTTTGACGCGAGGTGGAAGCCTTGAATTCGCCAATGAACTGCCCGTAGGCGTCGTGGCGATCGAATCGCCCGGCTTGAGTATTCGAGAGCGCTTGGAGCATCTCGCAACCGTCCATCGAGCGACACGTTGCCTGTGACCGAGAAGTCAACCCCCGATTCGCTAAACGGTGAGCCGAACGAAGGCCCAACGGCGGGTCGCCCGGCGACTGCGGCTCCTAAGTCCGTGCGCGACATGAAATCGCCTGCATCCACTCGAAGTTCCGCGTGACCGTCGTCGCACTCCACGAATCGTTCGCCACGGCCGAGCTGCATCCGCAACTACGCTGGTTCTGCGAGCCGGCGCGTTGGTCGATCGTTCCTGCGCGGCGCTGCCTGCGGGTGGAAACGGAGGGCGGCACGGACTACTGGCAGAAGACGCATTACGGCTTTTCGGCCGACAACGGGCATTTTCTCTTCGCGGAGTGCAACGGCGACTTCATCGCAACGACTTTGGTCGCCTTTCAGGGCGTGCATCAATACGACCAGGCGGGATTGATGGTTCGCATCTCGCCGTCCTGCTGGCTCAAGACGTCCGTCGAGTACGAACCGCACGGCCCCAGCCGGTTGGGCGCGGTCGTTACCAACGCCGGTTACTCCGACTGGTCCACGCAGGATATTCCGTCGGACGTAGGGCAGATGTGGCTGCGCATCCGCCGCGAGGAGAGCGATTACTTCGTGGAAGCCTCCCGCGACGGCGCGAGTTGGTCCCAACTGCGGGTCGCCCACTTGCACGAAGACCGCGCCGGCGCGGCGGTGGCCTGCGGACCGTACGCCTGCAGTCCGAAGGCAGCCGGCTTCGCGGCCGAGTTCGCCTTCCTGACCGTCGCAGCGGGCAGGATTGCCGCCGAGTAAGCCAGCGCGGCCGCAGCTCGCGTTACGCCTGCGATTCCTCGGCCGGCGTCTCGCGGCGATGCCACCATTCTCGAAACTCCGCGCAGCGCCCCGTCTCGTCGAAGCGGGCGGACAAGATGCCTTCCAGCTCGACCAGGGTATTGCTGGTCGCGCGGCGAAACGTCGCTCGCCAATGGGCGAACCCCGTCCGGCCATCGATCGTCAGGGGCGTGGCCGCGAAGACCACGTCGCGTTGACCGTTCACCGCGCCATCCGTCCAGTATCGACGAATGGCCGCCGTCCCCGTCATCGGCGGATCGAAGGGCGTTTCATAATAGGCGGCCTCGGGCGAGAACAATCGACAGACTGCCTCCGCATCGCGACCGGTCCACGCGTTGCCGTAGCGGACCAGCCAGTCGGCGAAATCGAACGGGGCCGCAATCACAACCGCCTCACTCGCTGCAACGAAAGGGCCGTAACTTCCGCAAAGCCAATACATCGGCCGTGCGGCCAAGCAGTTCTTTATACGCGATCAGGGCTTGGAGCGGCTGCACCCAGACGTGCAGGTCGAGCAGCGCCACTCTTTGGCGAATTGCCAGATTGGTTTCCAGGGAAACCCACTCCCCCTCGCGACGGCCGTAGGCCTCTTCCGCCTGGCTGACGTCGACTTCCAGGCCCTCGATCCGGCCGCGCCAGAGTTGCAGTCGAAACTCCGCATCTTCGTACGGGCCAAGCGGCTGACGCGTAAGCGGTTTCAGAATCTCCGCCAGCCTCGGCAGATCGGCGCGGGCGACGTCGACGTCCAGGTCGTGCAACGGCCAGTCGGACCCGTGCAGGTTGCCAGCGAAGCCGCCCGTGAATTGATAGCAGGCCGCCGCCTCGTCGAGCGCGCCGACGAGCCGGCGCACGGCGCGCTCTTGGGAACCGGTCAACGCGACTCCCAACTTGCTCATGCGACAGTGCTCGCGGCTGAACCGAGGCGTTTTGCCGTCGGCGGTTGCGATACCTTCGCACAACGGGTCCGGGCATTGTAGTCGAAAAGTGCGGTGAGGGCGGTTCGTTTTTCGCTTAACCTGCTTGTGTATTTTATGTTACGATGACGACCGCCGGCTGCCGGCCGATCGGTAAGAGGGCGAAACTTCCACCCCCCGGCGGTGCTTAATACTTCCGGTTGACGCAAGCGGTATACTGCGGGCGGGCGGTTCGCCTTGTTGAGGCCAACGCCACCAGTCTTCGTTCTTTTCGGAACCTTCAAGGAACGCCGGCCATGCGAACCTCGCTGCGGATTGCGTTCGTGCTGGGCTTGTTTATCACGGCCGGCAACGCGGTCCCCGCCCGCGCGGAGAAACTCAATCCGGCGGAAGCCGCCGCCCAGGTCGATGCCCTGCTGCTCGGCGAACGCACTTCCGCGGAAGGGGCCACGCCTGATCGCACGGCCGAGTGCGACGACGAGACGTTCCTTCGCCGGCTGACGCTGGACTTGATCGGCGAACTGCCCTCGCCCGAGCAGGTGACGGCCTTCGTGCTCGACCCGGCCGCCGACAAGCGGCAACGCTTGGTGGAGCGGCTGCTGGCCGACGAGCGCTTCGGACAAAACTGGGCGCGCTACTGGCGCGACGTGGTGCTTTATCGCCGCAGCGACGATCGCGCGTTGATCTCGGCCGGCGCGTTGCAAGAGTATCTGGCCACGGCCTTCAATGGCGGCACGTCGTGGGACGAAATCGCCCGCGGCTTCGTCACGGCCACCGGCGACGTCCGCGTCAACGGCCAAACGGCCCTCATCATGGCGCAGATGGGCATGCCCGAGGAGACCACGGCCGAAG
Proteins encoded in this region:
- a CDS encoding DUF1349 domain-containing protein, translated to MTVVALHESFATAELHPQLRWFCEPARWSIVPARRCLRVETEGGTDYWQKTHYGFSADNGHFLFAECNGDFIATTLVAFQGVHQYDQAGLMVRISPSCWLKTSVEYEPHGPSRLGAVVTNAGYSDWSTQDIPSDVGQMWLRIRREESDYFVEASRDGASWSQLRVAHLHEDRAGAAVACGPYACSPKAAGFAAEFAFLTVAAGRIAAE
- a CDS encoding site-specific DNA-methyltransferase, with protein sequence MHLTADIEIRLGDCLSILKEIEGGTADLVYLDPPFFTQRVHRLSPRDRSKEFSFDDLWSTQREYATFLFERLGEIHRVASDKGSIFFHCDRNAVHLVRALLDEVFGPEKFRSEIIWCYRRWSNSQRGLLPAHQTILYYTKTSTFVFNEVLTDYSLATNVDQILQRRTRDGFNKSTYDRDEDGMAVSNGAKRGVPLSDVWDIPLLNPKAKERTGYPTQKPLLLLERIIGLASNEGDRILDPFCGSGTTLVAAKFLNRVGMGIDVSEDAVTLTRKRLCGAPRSQSRVFEMGREAYRNADDAALAMLQGLECVPVQRNSGIDAILKREFDGGPVTVRVQRMGESLMDAARKLASASAGKGAKVMFVVALTRGGSLEFANELPVGVVAIESPGLSIRERLEHLATVHRATRCL
- a CDS encoding nuclear transport factor 2 family protein, which produces MIAAPFDFADWLVRYGNAWTGRDAEAVCRLFSPEAAYYETPFDPPMTGTAAIRRYWTDGAVNGQRDVVFAATPLTIDGRTGFAHWRATFRRATSNTLVELEGILSARFDETGRCAEFREWWHRRETPAEESQA